A region of Lycium barbarum isolate Lr01 chromosome 1, ASM1917538v2, whole genome shotgun sequence DNA encodes the following proteins:
- the LOC132605203 gene encoding dof zinc finger protein DOF2.1-like encodes MDPSSAQHHHQELSSQTLESMLVSTKPQQDKKPKPPEQAINCPRCDSANTKFCYYNNYSLSQPRYFCKSCRRYWTKGGTLRNVPVGGGCRKNKRSSSSRSTSQDHSFNTSPNNSNPLSSLTSPFSYDSSDLSLAFARLQKQGNGHLGFENHNNISIMCNENPSGFLDALRGGFIENNPNGFHHQNLYYGINGDMGLHHVENGGMGVNNNVSDQEIGVHNYDQEISSGVTTTTATTMTTVKQEVCNMARDQGDNKVLWGFPWQINGEGNNMGDFDSTRRMWNGVGGSSWHGLLNSPLM; translated from the exons ATGGATCCCTCTAGTGCGCAGCATCATCATCAG GAACTATCTTCTCAAACCCTAGAAAGCATGTTGGTGAGCACAAAGCCACAACAAGACAAGAAGCCAAAGCCACCAGAGCAAGCAATAAATTGCCCAAGATGTGACTCTGCCAACACCAAATTTTGCTACTACAACAACTACAGTCTCTCTCAGCCTAGATACTTTTGCAAATCATGTAGAAGATATTGGACCAAAGGTGGAACATTAAGAAATGTTCCAGTAGGAGGAGGCTGCAGGAAGAACAAAAGGTCATCATCATCAAGAAGTACAAGCCAAGATCATTCCTTCAACACTAGCCCTAATAATAGTAATCCACTTTCTTCACTCACATCACCTTTCTCCTATGATTCTAGTGATTTGAGCTTAGCATTTGCTAGGCTCCAAAAACAAGGGAATGGGCACTTGGGATTTGAAAACCATAATAATATTTCAATCATGTGCAATGAAAATCCTAGTGGATTTCTTGATGCACTTAGGGGTGGATTTATCGAAAATAATCCCAATGGATTTCATCACCAAAATTTGTACTATGGAATTAATGGGGACATGGGATTACATCATGTGGAAAATGGTGGAATGGGGGTGAATAATAATGTGAGTGATCAAGAAATAGGAGTGCATAATTATGATCAAGAAATTAGCAGTGgtgtaacaacaacaacagctaCTACAATGACAACAGTTAAACAAGAGGTGTGCAACATGGCTAGAGATCAAGGTGACAACAAAGTTTTGTGGGGATTTCCATGGCAGATTAACGGAGAAGGAAATAATATGGGTGATTTTGATTCAACTAGGAGAATGTGGAATGGAGTTGGTGGTTCTTCTTGGCATGGACTTCTCAATAGCCCTCTCATGTAG